From the genome of Shewanella sp. Choline-02u-19, one region includes:
- a CDS encoding MFS transporter — MANNGLSKTEKKVAFSLASVFGLRMMGLFMIMPVFALYGQHLEGFSPLWVGIAIGAYGLTQAILQIPMGILSDKYGRKPIILIGLLVFALGSLVAANADTIYGVVAGRALQGMGAIAAAVLALAADLTRDEQRTKVMAIIGMCIGFSFALSLLVGPIVAQHLGLSGLFFMTAGLAVLGMLIVQLLVPDPISQAPKGDTVAAPEKLRRMLVDPQLFRLDAGIFILHLVLTAVFVALPLDLVDAGLAKEEHWMLYFPAFMGAFFLMVPLIIIGVKRNNTKATFQIALLLMMAALGSMALFADNLLVLSIAVVLFFTGFNYLEASLPSLIAKFCPAGDKGSAMGVYSTSQFLGAFCGGLLGGGAYQLVGAEGVFAVALGLMCVWFLLTLGMKNPVLLKSYTLEAEVSDRPGAKAMATELSALIGVVEAIVVLEEKVAYLRVDDHFDLKAARAVLGSAS, encoded by the coding sequence ATGGCCAATAACGGACTTTCCAAGACTGAGAAAAAAGTCGCATTTTCTTTAGCGAGTGTATTTGGATTACGCATGATGGGTCTATTTATGATCATGCCTGTCTTCGCACTTTATGGACAGCATCTAGAAGGCTTCTCACCATTATGGGTGGGTATTGCTATTGGTGCCTATGGCTTAACGCAAGCAATTCTTCAAATCCCTATGGGGATCTTATCTGATAAATACGGCCGTAAACCCATTATCTTAATCGGGTTGTTGGTCTTCGCTCTAGGTAGTCTGGTTGCTGCTAATGCCGACACTATTTATGGCGTTGTTGCGGGGCGAGCCTTGCAAGGTATGGGCGCTATTGCCGCAGCGGTTCTGGCGTTAGCCGCCGATTTAACCCGCGATGAACAACGTACTAAAGTGATGGCCATTATCGGCATGTGTATTGGATTCTCCTTTGCATTATCACTCTTAGTCGGCCCCATTGTTGCGCAGCATTTAGGCTTGTCAGGCTTATTCTTTATGACCGCAGGCTTAGCTGTTCTAGGCATGTTGATCGTACAGTTATTAGTGCCAGACCCAATTTCACAAGCACCTAAAGGCGACACCGTCGCAGCACCTGAAAAGCTGCGTCGCATGCTGGTCGACCCGCAATTATTTAGACTTGATGCTGGTATCTTTATTTTGCACCTGGTGTTAACCGCGGTGTTTGTTGCACTCCCTTTGGATTTAGTCGATGCAGGGCTTGCCAAAGAGGAACATTGGATGCTGTATTTTCCAGCATTTATGGGCGCGTTTTTCTTAATGGTGCCGCTGATTATTATTGGTGTTAAGCGTAATAATACTAAAGCAACGTTTCAAATTGCACTGCTGCTCATGATGGCCGCATTGGGTTCGATGGCACTATTTGCCGACAATCTGCTGGTATTGAGTATTGCAGTGGTGCTGTTTTTTACCGGTTTTAATTACCTTGAAGCCTCTTTGCCAAGTCTGATTGCTAAGTTTTGTCCTGCTGGCGATAAAGGTTCTGCAATGGGCGTATATTCTACTAGCCAATTTTTAGGCGCATTTTGCGGTGGTTTATTGGGTGGTGGCGCCTATCAGCTTGTGGGCGCTGAAGGGGTCTTTGCGGTTGCATTGGGCTTAATGTGCGTTTGGTTTTTACTGACTTTGGGTATGAAAAATCCAGTGTTGCTGAAGAGTTATACCTTAGAGGCTGAGGTCAGTGACAGACCCGGTGCAAAAGCAATGGCAACAGAATTGTCAGCGTTAATTGGCGTCGTTGAGGCCATAGTGGTACTTGAAGAAAAAGTAGCTTATTTAAGAGTAGATGACCATTTCGATTTGAAAGCAGCGCGAGCGGTACTTGGTTCTGCCAGTTAG
- a CDS encoding phosphatase PAP2 family protein yields MHFQASVISRAIAASICLISMPNIAEAQSEIFESQSGTISEVGDIVQIALPAGALIGSLWIGDTEGAWQLTKGVATTAAITHTLKFGYERLRPDGSEANSFPSGHTSAAFSGAAYIHHRYGNAWGIPAYAAAAFVGGSRLWSNRHYVDDVLAGASIAVMSSLYFTDPYNRTDLVIAPSFGEDHIGLAMSYTPGLAGNKSQPSSKGSSGWGEKKSELKHSYSLSIGGFNTKENTIYEQGQSSFDLNDFSKESEPNTYASALLKWGLDEQQYLAFEFTPLETRDTVVLKEDINFGGKNYSTGSEVISAYRSWSLSGDYMFKLLPDSAWKADVGAGLTVVGQSIRLDNYDGDNLSEHDDIFIVPSLAVEAGYQFTESISASVGYKLSGLSDYESDSLWGSIAYQISERWSTSLFYGQFAQKTDTDEYYNDAIFDFGGFSVDYSF; encoded by the coding sequence ATGCATTTTCAGGCTTCTGTTATTAGTCGAGCAATCGCTGCGTCAATTTGTCTTATATCTATGCCGAATATAGCTGAAGCACAGAGTGAGATTTTTGAAAGTCAATCAGGCACAATTTCGGAGGTTGGCGATATTGTACAAATAGCCCTCCCAGCCGGAGCCTTGATTGGTAGCTTATGGATTGGTGACACAGAAGGTGCCTGGCAGTTAACCAAAGGCGTTGCCACCACTGCAGCTATTACTCACACTCTCAAGTTTGGCTATGAGCGCCTCAGACCCGATGGCAGTGAAGCAAACTCTTTTCCTTCCGGCCACACTTCTGCGGCATTTTCTGGCGCGGCTTATATCCACCATCGATATGGCAACGCATGGGGGATCCCTGCGTACGCAGCAGCAGCCTTCGTCGGTGGCAGCCGCTTGTGGTCCAACAGACATTATGTCGATGATGTATTAGCGGGTGCCTCTATTGCGGTCATGAGCAGCTTATATTTTACCGATCCTTATAATCGAACAGATCTTGTGATTGCACCAAGCTTTGGTGAAGACCATATAGGCTTAGCCATGAGTTATACCCCCGGCCTTGCGGGCAATAAAAGTCAGCCATCATCAAAAGGAAGTAGCGGTTGGGGTGAAAAAAAGAGTGAACTTAAACACAGCTACTCACTGTCAATTGGTGGCTTTAACACCAAAGAAAATACTATTTACGAACAGGGTCAAAGTAGTTTTGATCTTAATGATTTCAGCAAAGAGTCTGAACCCAATACTTATGCTTCAGCACTGCTAAAATGGGGACTCGATGAGCAACAATACCTCGCTTTTGAATTCACCCCATTGGAAACCAGAGACACTGTAGTATTAAAAGAAGATATAAACTTTGGCGGTAAAAACTACTCAACGGGCAGTGAAGTCATTTCAGCCTATCGTAGCTGGTCGCTGTCTGGTGACTATATGTTTAAGTTACTTCCCGACAGTGCCTGGAAAGCGGATGTAGGGGCTGGATTAACTGTTGTCGGTCAATCTATTCGACTTGATAATTACGATGGCGATAACTTAAGTGAACACGATGATATCTTTATCGTTCCGTCTCTTGCTGTCGAGGCTGGCTATCAATTTACCGAGAGTATTTCTGCAAGTGTTGGCTACAAACTATCGGGTTTATCAGATTATGAGTCCGACTCTTTATGGGGAAGTATTGCGTACCAAATAAGTGAGCGTTGGTCGACGTCATTATTCTACGGGCAATTTGCACAAAAGACTGATACCGATGAATATTATAATGATGCGATATTTGATTTTGGTGGTTTTTCTGTCGATTATTCTTTCTAA